The following proteins come from a genomic window of Malus domestica chromosome 02, GDT2T_hap1:
- the LOC103407459 gene encoding basic leucine zipper 24-like, with protein MDDGEVVTSDHALLPNPNSSSTFHGSTYEDTFFDEFLKTARTCTHTHTCNPPGPDAAHTHTCYHTHTQILSSEDDDGTKNKDHSIPRPRRRRPSGNREAVRKYREKKKAHTAYLEEEVKKLQVLNQQLVRKLQGQAILEAERLRLRGLLLEFRGKIDTELGVFPFGNQCNSNTYFEDSQCNLQSSVGAMGLRCQTDLRCFCPPVGSSVQASIGARGETTVPSGGNCQPAVIDCRANTNEASTQAK; from the coding sequence ATGGATGATGGGGAGGTGGTTACTTCAGACCATGCTTTGCTTCCAAATCCCAATTCCTCTAGCACTTTTCATGGTTCAACTTATGAAGATACATTTTTCGATGAATTTTTGAAGACCGCGCGGACGTGCACTCACACTCATACTTGCAACCCACCTGGCCCTGATGCTGCACATACACACACTTGctaccacacacacacccaaattCTTTCATCGGAAGATGATGATGGTACCAAGAATAAAGATCATTCCATCCCGAGACCACGAAGGAGAAGGCCTTCGGGAAATAGAGAAGCAGTTCGGAAGTACAGGGAGAAAAAGAAGGCACATACAGCTTATTTGGAAGAGGAAGTCAAGAAATTGCAGGTGTTGAACCAGCAACTTGTTAGGAAATTACAGGGGCAGGCAATTCTTGAAGCAGAGCGTTTAAGGCTGAGAGGCCTTTTGCTGGAATTTAGAGGAAAGATTGATACTGAGTTGGGTGTTTTCCCCTTCGGAAATCAATGTAACAGTAATACTTATTTCGAGGACAGCCAGTGTAATCTGCAGTCTAGTGTTGGGGCAATGGGACTTCGTTGTCAAACCGATTTACGATGCTTCTGTCCGCCTGTTGGGTCATCCGTTCAGGCTAGTATCGGTGCAAGGGGGGAAACAACGGTGCCATCAGGAGGAAATTGTCAGCCTGCAGTAATTGATTGCCGAGCAAACACAAATGAGGCGTCAACACAAGCTAAGTAA